The segment GAAAGGAGTAGTAACTTCAGTCTTGTAAAGTTATGAAATGGATCCCTACCAAAGAGATGAGAAACTGCTCCTTTTGTAGCAAATATTTTTTCAGAGATAGAAGTTTGCTTTAAGAAAACGTATTTCCAGCAGATTGAACCCCAACTCCTTGTAGAAATACAGGGTGTAGAAACTATTGCTCTTTCTAAGAATTCTGCAGATGAAAGCAAATATCTGTTCTTGAAAAATAAAACCCTAGCATTTTGTTCTTGACAGTATTTGTCATGGCCAAATGGTGTTGAACCTCATATTTTTCAGGAAGATTTGCAGTTATCACTGTGGAGAGCAGAACATTCTGTGGCAGCAGCTTTGCTGTCTGGTGCTGTTCACCACAGTGTTTAATTAATTTTCTAACCAGCAAATTTGGTTAGAGCTTATTTCAAGTGATATGTTTGCTGCAGATGTTCATTCCAGTATATAGGAAGGACTATTATTAAAAAGCCAAATTGTGCCCACAGTTGAATTATCTGAGACAATCTAGTTTAGCTATTTTCCCAGTCAGAAAAGCACCGTTGCTCTTTGTGAACTCCAGTGTCATTTGCTTGGAAACATATCTGCATTATAACAAGTGCTCTCTCAGTTTCTCAGGAACCATGGGAACAGCAAGATTATTTTATCACTGAAGTCTTATCAACACAAATTTACAAGATCTCTGTGTTCCTTTCAGGACAGGTGTAGTCAGCACAGTGTCAAAACTGGCAGCTGAAATTTGGAAAATTGGATAAACAACTGTGAAGTGGGAGAATCTCTTCTGGTGGAACTGCACCTCACCATCTGCACTAAAACCTCTTTAAAAATAAGACTCAAAACTCTTAAATCACTTAAGAACTTCTGAGAATTGTTGTGTGTATCCCTAAGAAATTGCATTAATTTTTGTGTGTCCTACAACGCTAACACTGTTGAAATCTGCATGCTTGGGAAGTGGCCCAGTGAGCCttcaattaatttttcatttcagtTTGGCAAGATCGTTTTGGTTGTCTTGAAATATTTTAGCTTTTTTAGAAAACCAATCCTGACAAAAAGGATGCGTTCCTAACTCAGACACAGCAGAGCAGCGGGCTGGGATGCAATGCTCTGTTACACTGGCACCGCGTTTCCCGTTGTTCTCCTGGGCTCACAGGGTTTGTTGTTTCCATCCCTGCAGAACACCCAAAGGATAAGCAGTTCTCAGTCCACGCAGCCCCTGGCCACCCCCGTGCTGTCGGTGACGACCCCGAGCCTGCCCCCGCAGGGCCTGGTGTACACGGCCACCTgggacagcacccccagcaccggTAAGTGCTGCTGGCCTGCCTGGAGAGAGCCCTGGGGCACGGGCACGGCTGTGCCCACACCTGTGCCCACACCTCACACCTGTGCCCGCACCTGTGCCCGcacctcacacctgtgcccaCACCTGTGCCCGCACCTGTGCCCGCACCTGTGCCCACACCTCACACCTGTGCCCGCACCTGTGCCCACACCTGTGCCCAcacctcacacctgtgcccaCACCTGTGCCCACACCTGTGCCCACACCTGTGCCCAcacctcacacctgtgcccaCACCTGTGCCCACATCTCACACCTGTGCTCACTGCTCAcacctcacacctgtgcccaCACCGGGTGATTTCAGCTCTCCTGGGGTCCGGGCCACGCACAGGGAGGGACGGGGTCTGTGTGGGGCTCCAGGGAGAGCCTTTGTTGAGCTCCTTCCTCAGAAGGTGCAGGGGTGAAGGCCCCTGAGGCAGGGAAAGCAGGGGGTTTATGTGGGGAGCTTGAGGGGTGGGACAGAGCACCCAAATGGGATGAGGGCACAGGGGTGGAACAGAGAGGAGGGACCAGTAGGATACATCTCATCTACATGCAACAGCAGGGCGTGCTGGGAGAAGCTTTTTTGTCACCCTAAGAGTGGAGGCTGTCACCTGAGGGGTTGAGGGGAGCGTTGTGGATTCTTTTCCCTCTTGGCCCACTGGCCTCCACAGCTGGGGTCAGGGCTGGGACTGCACACAGGAGTCAGAAGCCCAGGAAATTCACATTCCTGTGACACCTGACTTTGTTTTCCTCTTCAGTTCAAATGAAGGCTCTTACTCATCAAAACTGAGCCTGTAGCAATCCCGCTGGGAACTGGAGTGCCTCACGTTTGGGCAATAGCTGATCCTTCAGTACTTCTCTTCTTCAGATACTTTTATTGTCTGCAGGACCTTAAAACTACTTTTTATCCAGGCTGGGTGTGATGTAAGGCATTTGGTAATGTAAAAGTGATGAGTGGTTTGCTGGTTGGGAAAGTAGTTCATGAAAGTCAAGTACTAAGTGATGGAACATGAGGCGATGGCAGCCTCAGGTTGCacgaggggaggtttaggttgggtagcTCTGGTGTTCAGTGGCTGTTCAGAGCAAACCCTTGTGCTCCCTGCTCAGAGGAGCCTCAGGGAGTTTCACCTGACACAGCCCTTCTGTCCAGGACTGGGTGCATCCCTCACTCAGAAtaacctgggagctgctgctgcaacacCAAAAGCTGAGGGGGGCTGGAATCTCAGGAAGCAGCAAAGGCACTGGGAACTGATGTCCTGTATAATGGACGAGTGCTGGGCTGTGATTTTAAACTCCAGCCCATTTCCTTTGAGAGTGCAAATCATTTGTGCAAAGCTTTCAGCCTTTAGTGGTTTTCACACACTTCAGAATCATTTCTATTAGATTGAACCTTTCAGGGGATTTGCAGGAAGAAATTTGATGTTGAAACCAAATTGTTGCCTGGGGATTCTCAGGGTAGTCTCCACTTACAGCACAATTTCAGTTTTGCAATTCAAGGACTAAGATAAAATTTAAATACCTTAATTGTTTTTCTGGATTGATAAGGTTGGTTTTTTTCAGGACTGGAAGGGATAGCTTCAGCTCTTGCATCCTTAATTAAAATGTTAGATATCAGTTTTCCACAATCACCCTATTTTATATAATCTGTTTTGGTATTCTGTAGATTGTTGGAGGAAGGGCCCGAACTAACTGAATTATTAAAACAATCcaggtatttaaaaaaatattaaacccCTTGCAATCAGTTAATTAATAATTGACACCTGGGCAGAGCACACCAAGCCATAAATTCCTGGCTGCAGGTGAGTTGTTTTGCAGAGGTACAGACTTGCAGTGCTGCTTGTGGGGGCACAGCAGTGATGGTTTCTGTGGTGCACGAGGTGCTCTGGTGTGTGCACCTCACATCAGGTcactcctgcagcagggctgtcctCCTGTCACTGCCAGCAGATGTGGGATTATTTAGGGAATTAATAATGCAGCTAATTGTGTAGTGACTTGTGTGCTCTTTGGAAAATCACCTCCTCAAAGCCCTGGCACCAGACACATTCTGTCTGAAGTGTCAGAAGTTAATTGTCCATGGTCATAAAAGCTGTAATTGCAGTGGAAATAATGACATGGGAGCTGAATTCCTATCAGTGTTTCCTTCAGGTCTGCTCTGACAAATCCCATCAGCCCAGCACATCCATCTCCAGGGCGTGCctgggctgcactgggcaggTGTTGGAGGCTTGgctgctctgcaggctcagtgCATGTCTGggtcactgcaggggctgcacagttgttagtttttctttatttttaaattcaattTTAGTCTTGCAGAAGGGGCTTTTTGGGTCAATCATCTTAGGACAAACCTTTCTGAAGCTATGCAGAAATACGTGTGAGGGTTTTCAGAGTTTTAGTAGAAGTGACAACTGAGAAGAAacgaagcaaaaagaaaaaggcagcccaagaAACTTcacctgctggagcagctgggactCCTGAGGCCTTCAGGAAGAGTCTTGCAGGGATGTGTGTGGGTCTCTGGCAGCACAGGGCCAAGTCTTACTGTAAGGTGCACACCTCTCTATGTACACTGCATTAATGTGTTGTACCTGTGGGTTTGGAACAAGCTCCCAGACAGCAACATGGAGAACCTGAAAGCAGAATGCAAACATTTTTCATTTGGAGCCTCTGTACTGTTAAGCTCCCCATGAGCTTGGCAGGATTGCTCTCAGACTTCAGAGTTTTCATGTTTGGATTCCTTTGGATCAGCTGCCTTTACTTGTTCTGGGCAGGAAGCCTTTGTATTTGTGTTTATGTGTATGTGTTATATATATAAACCCTCCTATATAttattttgttgtttatttgtttcTCCCTCTCAGATTACTCCTTGACTAGTGCAGacctgtctgccctgcaggggtTTAACTCCCCAGGAATGCTGTCCCTGGGGCAGGTGTctgcctggcagcagcaccaCCTCCGTCCCGCGGCCCTCAGCTCTCTTGTGTAAGtacccagggcagcactgggggggctgcagcagctgcaccaggggaataTTCAGCACATTTTCACCTCTTGTGTGTGCTGGAAAACATTGGTGTGTCAGGGTGTTTGTCCCTTCAGTCACTTCCAGCTTCCAGCTAatgagctgtgtccctgcaggctcagctTCTCACCAAGGGGGACCTGTGTGGTGACTGAACTGTTTGGCAATAGAAAATATTTGTTCTGAACTTTTGTAAACGCAGCTCAGACCTTTACTTAATGATTTTTTCACCTTTGCTCTTCCCAGTAAACTGCATTTGTTTCTGTGCCGAGCCCCAAGCCCTCACCATCACAGACACGTGAATCGTCACTTGGTTTTCACTTTCTGCGTTTTCTGATTTGCACCTTTCGGTTTTCCTTCCCCAGCACCGGCAGCCAGCTATCTCAGGGTTCAAACCTCTCCATTAACACCAACCAAAACATCAACATCAAGTCGGAACCGATCTCCCCTCCCCGGGACCGCGTCACCCCCTCGGGGTTCCCGccgcagcagccgcagcagccgcagccgccgccgccgccgtcgcgCCAGGAGCTGGGGCGCTCGCCGGTCGACAgcctgagcagctccagcagctcctacGACGGCAGCGACCGCGAGGACCCGCGCAGCGACTTCCACTCGCCCGTGGTGCTGGGGCGGCCGCCCAACGCCGAGGATCGCGAGAGCCCCTCGGTAAAACGCATGAGGATGGACACGTGGGTGACATAAACCCGCCGTGCCGCCTCGCAGCTTTGTGTTCTCAACATGAACTGTCCTGACATATCTAAATTTATAAATAAGGACGTGAATaagtatatttatatgtatatacatacgtGCATATATATATCTTCACATGCATATATATGTGCTAGTGTGTGTAGCATACACCAATCATCAGGCACTTACGACAAACTCTTGTATAGCTGCAGATGTCCCTTGGTAAAAGTAACAGAACAATCCCGTAGGTTTGAGCTCTAGTCTGGCACTTACCTGGACTCGTGTGTGACCCCAGCCCGGCCCGCGCACGGCGGCGTCCCCGcagtgtctcctcctcctccacacccACCCGAGCGAGGGCTCGCCTGTAGTACCGTCCCTGTGTGTAGTCAGCTCTATGGTTACTCGTAGTTAAGAAATAATTGCTTTGTAGCAGCAGAGCAGTAGAAAAGCAGGAAGAAGAAAGCAATACTGTACATAAACTGACCTTTCTATTACCCAACCTGGCATGGGTCTCTATTGCAGAGGGTGCATGGAGAAGGGCTGATGctataagaaataaaaataaaaaaaacaaaaaccctgtTTTGCacgtgcaaaaaaaaaaaaaaaagtgtattggGTCAAAGAAGTGATTTTTTTAATGAGTGAAAGAGAGCATAGAGAACTCGCATGAAATATTCAGAAAATATTAGCCTAGAAAATAGAAcattaacaaaataaaattaatatattaaGTTATAATTGGAATATGTTTGACAAATTTGTTTTTACGTTCATACCTTTGAAAAATATAGAAACGGATTTTAGCTCatgtatattttatattaaagaaaacaataccctaATGAATTGAAGACTATATATAAAGTTATATACAGTACTTTTGAACACATTCTGCTATGAATTATTTATATAAGCCAAAGCTGTATGTTGTAGCTTTTTTGTAGAGTATAGTTTTATCTTATTTTGACTTTCTAGTTTTTGCTTTCAAAGATGAAAAGGAAAAACTTGCAGGCGGAACCTTGGGGGAAAAATAAGCCATGAACACTTATATGTAAATTTAAATTTGAGCCAAACTCTTTGTGTATATAGCATCCTAAATATATTATCACCTTTGGTGTAAGTACCTATGTATTGTACGGTCACCAGATTAAAAAGTATATTTTTGTGGATTGACGCCAACTTGAAACAAGGCGAGGTCCTTATTAAGTAGAGTATTCACTGTTTAATATTTACTATTTTGTTAAATATACTGTACTTTCTTtggattttaattattattaatattattatccAGATTTTTCAGAGGGTGTATAAAGGGGTTGGCCCCCTCACTGGTGGTGAATGTGTGCCGTTCAATTGTAATCTCTGTGCTGTATGGTTAAGCTTcattatacattttatatatatgtatataaatagcaaagtggcaaaaaaaaaatccggTGTTAAGTTCATCCTGCATAAATATAAAAAATCTGTTACAACACATTTTAAGGCATCATTTTAAAGCTGCCTcttctgaggaggaaaaaaaaccagtggAAAAACTTGACCTAATTTCTCATGATAGGGAAATGACACATATCAGAGGAGCACAAAAGGTTTTGTGAGTTGGCAAGTGGTTTGGGAAAAATTTGCTGCTTCCAAGAGAGGGAGGAATGCAGAGCCCCCTTGTGCCACGAGACTGGGCTGGGAGCAGGTTTGGTATTGGATGCAGGGCCGTGATGCCACCGGTGCTCCCGGTcacctccaggctggcagtgctggttCTGGTGgaagctgcagagccctgggattGCCCAAACTCTTCAGAGTTAGCCCTGATATTTATTACAGTTTCtgcttgggctttttttttttttttccagttaggAAAAATCCCTTGCTGCTGTAAGGGAGGGGTGAGAAGGGGGTGTCCCTGTGGTCCCTGTGGCCTCCAGCCCTGTCTCGCTGTCCTGGCACCGTCAGAAGCCGCAGGGGCTGCAGTGCCCTCGGGCCcttcccctggagctgctgccccttCCCTGGGCTCATCCTggctggcaggagggacaggctCCCACGGCCGCTGTCCCCAGTGACCCAATCCACTTGCTGCTCCCTGGAACCTTTTGCTGCTCTGACCAGTGATGTGAGTTCCATGATTTATGCACCTGTATGAACTTTGCTGTACATCCGAGTGGGAGTTCTGCATTCACATTTACTGTCTATTTTCTTGTGTGCCTTATCAGATGGCTTTGCTGACTGTATCTCAATAGTCTTTATTTCTATGCAGGTTTTTAAACAGTACTTAACTACTGTTTTCTTAAAGACAAAGCTACACAAGGGTTAGAGTTTGTATTGAAATTGCAccaatgaattaaaaaaaataataaaaagaatcAGTTCTAAAGAGCTGGGCAAGGGAGTggcctgtgctgccccagccccggcagaAACCTCCTTCCACAGCCCTCCGGTCTCGGGGAGCACCTCCTGCCACCGAGGACATGGGAATCCTGGTTTTTAATAACGAGTAACTCACTTTGAAACATACTTTTTTAGAAATTGTAAAAATGTTTTATATAAAAAAAGAGATGACATAGCACAGATATTtcaacaagttaaaaaaaaaaactttttaaaattatctctGCTGACTGAAGTGCAAGTGGATCCAATCCTGGGCTGAACCCAGTCAGGTCTGAATGATTTAAGATTTTTATCTCTGTTGTGACAAATCACCTCCATCCTCGAGCTCTCACGATAGTTTTGAGAACGCCACGTTGTCAGGGACTCGTCAGAGAGAACTGCTTTAGCCTTGCCTTCCCTCCAAGGACACTAATGCATCAGAAACTTGCGAGTTACTGTGCGCACAAGAAATACATAGTAAATAAGGAACAAAACAACTCCTAACAATTGATCCTGGGCAGAAGTTAAATCCGAATGTGAAAGAAAGACTTAACCAATGTAAACATTTAAATCTTAGTAGAACCTTTCTTCACTTTGCTGTGCAAGAGAACACTGCTTTGCTATATTTAAAATGGCTTTTTTAAAAGAGATTTATGTATTTGGTAAATGTTTGTAGTCAACAGTTCACAAGAAGCTGTTCACGGTTTAATGCTGATAAGCCGTTTGGCGGCACAAGCTGGACTTTGTTGCCATCCTTGAGACGaatcttttaagaaaaaaaataagttaatctcaatttttttccctgaatgTGTTGTTTTTTCTTCAATATACAATAAATATTCTAGTGAACTTTTTATCAAATGGTTAAGAAAATGCTAGAGGTTGTTGTAAAATATTTGTATCCTGCATTCACTAAAGTAAAGATACTGGCTTTTACTGTGTACTCCGGCCTCTCTCGTGTTTGCAGAGCACTGGTCCCGTCCGTCCGGCgcgtccctgtcccctccagctGTCAGTGCAGGTGCCAGGTGCTGCTTCTGAACTGCAGCCATGAGGGTGCTCATCAGCAGGGATACACAGCTTGTTACTGCACTCAAGGACTGATGCCTGCTAAGAACCTTTCTATACAATGTGGAGAAGCTGGCAGATGAACCAGGGTCCATTGGGAGTGCAGAGCCCAAGGGCAGTCCTGCCTCggttcctcctgctgctcccagtccTGCTCACTGCACAGCCTGAGGTGGGGCTGCAGGGGCCCCTCGTTCTAAGGCAGCTGCTCAGCTGTGTGGTAGCAAATAAAGCACAGGCTGTGCCTCTTGTGCTTTTATTTCATgtggctttatttaaaaatataagaacCTGGTCCCACCCATCCCCAGAACAAAAAGATACACCTCTTCACAGAAGAAAAATACAAGATTTTGTTCAGTATAAGATGCTTTGGAGTGTTCATTTATAAAATTAGGTTCCCACTTTTGAGAGCTGCAGGGAACACAGGTTCTCATTGTAGCAGCACAAGGTTGTGCCTGTGTGGTGTGGGGTCCTCACCTTGCTGGAGACCCTTCGATCCTCCCTGTCGAGGCAGACAGTGccaggcagaggcacaggggcagTGTGTGTCCTTCAGGCCAGGCTGAGGCCacacctgcacagcaggtgctcctagcacagcccctctccagcccctgctctgccccagccggCCTCAGGCTGCCAGGGGaagctgggctgggcagctgcaAATGGGGCTGGGCCACAGCAGCGCTGCCCTCACCCTCAGCACCAACAGCACCTGCCCACACATGTAGTGGTTGGTTCCAGGAAAGCCTTTACTTCTGCCCACAGGCCCAGAATTTGCTGAATCCAATTTCTGAGGCAAGTTCTTCTGTTTAGCAAAGCTCCCAAGGCCTcccttgctgctcccttgctagtAGTGTTTGCTGAGTGGCCCggaagggcacagccctgggctgacCAACACCTCCACTGCCCTGTGAAGCTTTTCAGTGCACGTGCTCAGTTCACAGAAACTGCCACAAGCAGCAGTGTCACAGTCCTCTCCAGAAAGGCTTCACCCTTCTTTCTTCTTGGGCTTCTGTCCTGGGCCTTGCAACCTGCACCCAGCTCCCACTTCACTCCCACTCAGACTGCACACGAGCAAGTAATTCCATGCCTGAGCCTGGGTCTCTGAGAAGCACCACTGCAGACTGTTATTAGTTTTTTTAGCAAATAATACTGACTAGAGCTCCTGCCAGCAAATGAGCCCTTGAGAAGTGCCTGTGACTCCTCTCTCATGCTCTCCTGTCCTCAtccaacagcccctgcagggctgagcagcaccctgggacagcACAGATCCTGCACTGAGATCTCTGAGGAATTTCACTGAGGGGAAGAGGTCTGGGCTCACCCTTGCCAGGGTTGGGCCTGATGCATCTCAATTGAACACAGCATAAAGATTTGCTCAGGGGGTGACAAGGTGGGGTGCTGGCAGCATCATTGTGCCCTGGCACACCCAGCTCAGAGCTCCAGAAGGCATCATTAGGGTCAAGCAGGCCAAAACCACCATGGTCTGCAAGAGACAAAAATGACACTTCTGAGAAAAAGTGTCCCCCGCTTCTATTCCAGCAAAAAGTGTTTCCTTAAAATGCAAACAACCCCCAACTTTCCAACCACATTAATACTGCACTCTCTAGCTCAGCAGCAAAGAATTTGCTTCTAGACACATCATTAAGAAATACCTGAAGCAACTATAATGAATAAATTGCTACAAAATACTTTCCCTCAACAGAGTTCCCAACTCTGAAGCCACCTGGGTGATGATCTCTTTAAGCAACAAAGCATCCTTGTTTTTCTATCAAAATCACATCACCTCATTTTCAGTCAAATTCAGGATTACATCATCAGCtacttataaaaataaaaataatctgtATTGTTGTATCCCCTCGGGTGCACTTGAGTCGGTCACGAGCATACGGGCATCACTGCTGGAGAGGCTGAAGTGGGCTGCCCTTTcaccttaggattttttttcctacaacTGAGTCTTGTGGTAATTTCCCTTCCTATCCAGCCGACGAAACATTTGAGTTTGTCATGTTAGAGTTGTGGGCCACCAGGCCTTGTGTTTTAAAATAGATGATATAAAACACTGGCAGGACGATTCCTATCAGGAGCATAATGAACACGGCGTTCCACCACTGGATTCCGCAGTCCGCGCCGTTCCCGGCTTTGTCCCGCTTCCCCGCCTCGGGCAGGGGCCTCTCCAGCCCCTCCCCGCCGTACTCGGCGTTGAGCTGCACCTCCACCTGCACGGCGTCCTGGATGCTCTGGTCGATGCCCCTGAAGTAGTCACTGACTCGCTGGCCGCCAGCAGCGCTGCCCGCCCCGGGCTCGGGCTCCGGCGGCTCCGCGCGCGCCAGGCCGGGCTGGGCGGGCTCTGCCGGGGGCGGCCGCAGGGCCCCCGCGCCCTCCGTGAGCAGCCCGTGCGGCCGCACCGGGATCTTGATGGACTTCAGCGCGTACAGGTCCTGCTCCCGGATGAAGTTGTTGACGCGTTTGATATCTGCAACCTAAGGAATCCAGAAAGGACACAAACAGTGAGGGCAGGACGGCCCAGGAGTGAGGCAGGAAGCAGCTACAAAACCAGTGTGCAAGGAGCTGTCAGGGAATAAAAGCAGGCCCTGGATGCAGGTGGTTTGATGTTCTGAGAGAT is part of the Melospiza melodia melodia isolate bMelMel2 chromosome 15, bMelMel2.pri, whole genome shotgun sequence genome and harbors:
- the LYSMD4 gene encoding lysM and putative peptidoglycan-binding domain-containing protein 4, giving the protein MRLHESRTRRFQAPATVHTFPGRQLFVFPSGRSDSEESSEEELNVMELRPRGKEQQRGSAARGRPGDVVLLERELTEEDSLNKLALQYGCKVADIKRVNNFIREQDLYALKSIKIPVRPHGLLTEGAGALRPPPAEPAQPGLARAEPPEPEPGAGSAAGGQRVSDYFRGIDQSIQDAVQVEVQLNAEYGGEGLERPLPEAGKRDKAGNGADCGIQWWNAVFIMLLIGIVLPVFYIIYFKTQGLVAHNSNMTNSNVSSAG